The following proteins are encoded in a genomic region of Kosakonia oryzae:
- a CDS encoding L-lactate dehydrogenase — protein MNTKARKVMIIGTGNVGASAAYALLNQNICEELILVDLNQQRVEGHVQDLADAAAYMPGMMTISTRPVEECADIDIAVITVSGGPLQPGQTRLDELANTARIVKNIVPSMMANGFNGIFLVATNPCDIITWQVWQLSGLPRSQVIGTGVWLDTTRLRRTLAQALDIGAQSIDAFILGEHGDTQFPVWSHSSVYGSPIADVYLRKTGQPLDFDALADKVRRHGFEIYNRKGCTEYGIAGTIAEICRNIFTGSHRALAISCILDGEYGVKDVAIGVPAVLTQSGVQQIIELQLEGDEVAKFNHSVAVIKANIARLP, from the coding sequence ATGAATACCAAAGCCCGAAAGGTGATGATTATCGGCACAGGAAATGTCGGCGCGTCCGCCGCGTATGCTCTGCTGAACCAGAACATTTGCGAGGAGTTGATCCTCGTCGATCTCAATCAGCAGCGCGTGGAAGGCCACGTTCAGGATTTGGCGGATGCCGCCGCGTATATGCCCGGTATGATGACCATCTCCACGCGCCCGGTGGAAGAGTGCGCAGATATCGACATTGCGGTCATTACCGTCTCGGGTGGCCCATTACAGCCGGGCCAGACGCGGCTGGATGAGCTGGCCAACACGGCGCGGATCGTCAAAAACATCGTCCCGTCCATGATGGCCAACGGTTTCAACGGTATTTTCCTCGTCGCCACCAACCCGTGCGACATCATTACCTGGCAGGTGTGGCAACTCTCCGGCCTGCCGCGCAGCCAGGTGATCGGCACCGGCGTCTGGCTGGATACCACACGCCTGCGCCGCACGCTGGCGCAAGCACTGGATATTGGCGCACAGAGTATTGATGCGTTTATTCTCGGCGAACATGGCGATACGCAGTTTCCGGTATGGTCGCACTCCTCGGTGTACGGTTCGCCGATTGCCGACGTCTACCTGCGCAAAACCGGGCAACCCCTGGATTTCGATGCGCTGGCAGACAAAGTGCGCCGCCACGGCTTTGAGATCTACAACCGCAAAGGTTGCACTGAGTACGGCATTGCCGGAACTATCGCCGAGATCTGCCGCAATATCTTTACCGGCAGCCACCGCGCGCTGGCGATCTCCTGCATTCTCGACGGTGAATACGGCGTAAAAGATGTGGCGATTGGCGTGCCGGCCGTGCTGACGCAAAGCGGCGTCCAGCAGATTATTGAGTTACAACTGGAAGGTGACGAAGTGGCGAAATTCAATCACTCCGTCGCGGTGATTAAAGCCAATATTGCCCGCCTGCCCTGA
- a CDS encoding PhzF family phenazine biosynthesis protein has product MQTIDFYMVDAFSDQTFGGNAAAVCPLTEWLPDDLLLKMAQQHNQSETAFFVRNDTGFELRWFTTQAEINLCGHATLAAAHVIFEYLDYPATEILFATRFVGPLTVSRNGDWLTLDFPAWATQEVSTPPELLLQTLGISTAKEVRVARDYLVVLENQVQVEALRPDIAAMKPLGKMVCVTAPGDEYDFVSRFFCPGESVAEDPVTGSAHSMLIPYWGEKLNKTVMQARQVSARGGDLRCEWRGDRVLIGGQATLYLLGKVYLR; this is encoded by the coding sequence ATGCAAACAATTGACTTTTATATGGTGGACGCCTTTAGCGACCAAACTTTTGGCGGCAATGCCGCTGCCGTGTGCCCGCTTACCGAATGGCTGCCTGACGATCTGCTGCTGAAAATGGCGCAGCAGCATAATCAATCCGAGACGGCGTTTTTTGTCCGCAATGACACCGGGTTTGAGCTGCGCTGGTTTACCACGCAGGCGGAAATTAACCTCTGCGGGCATGCCACTCTTGCCGCCGCGCACGTGATTTTTGAGTATCTGGATTACCCGGCGACGGAAATTCTCTTCGCGACCCGTTTTGTCGGCCCGCTGACGGTCTCGCGTAACGGTGACTGGCTGACGCTCGATTTTCCGGCCTGGGCAACACAAGAGGTCAGCACGCCGCCGGAACTGTTGCTGCAAACGCTGGGTATCAGCACGGCGAAAGAGGTGCGCGTGGCGCGGGATTATCTGGTAGTGCTGGAGAACCAGGTGCAGGTGGAAGCGTTGCGACCGGATATTGCCGCCATGAAGCCGCTGGGAAAAATGGTCTGCGTGACCGCGCCGGGGGATGAGTACGATTTTGTCAGCCGCTTTTTCTGCCCGGGCGAATCGGTGGCGGAAGATCCAGTGACCGGCTCGGCGCACAGCATGTTGATCCCCTACTGGGGCGAGAAGCTGAATAAAACGGTGATGCAGGCGCGGCAGGTCTCAGCGCGCGGCGGCGATTTACGCTGTGAATGGCGCGGCGACCGCGTGCTCATCGGTGGCCAGGCGACGCTCTATCTGCTGGGAAAAGTCTATCTGCGCTAA
- a CDS encoding sugar transporter: MTTNTVSRKVAWLRVVTLAVAAFIFNTTEFVPVGLLSDIAQSFDMETAQVGIMLTIYAWVVALMSLPFMLLTSQIERRKLLIGLFVLFIASHVLSFLAWNFKVLVISRIGIAFAHAIFWSITASLAIRLAPAGKRAQALSLIATGTALAMVLGLPIGRIVGQYFGWRTTFFAIGLGALITLVSLIKLLPSLPSEHSGSLKSLPLLFRRPALMCIYLLTVVVVTAHYTAYSYIEPFVQNVAGFSAGFATVLLLILGGAGIIGSILFGKLGNQHASGLVCSAIGLLVLSLVLMLPASGSEMHLAVLSVFWGIAIMIIGLGMQVKVLALAPDATDVAMALFSGIFNIGIGAGALVGNQISLHWSMDIIGYAGAIPAIAALVWAVVIFRRWPVKLEEQISHSHM, encoded by the coding sequence ATGACTACGAATACCGTTTCACGAAAAGTCGCGTGGCTTCGGGTTGTGACGCTTGCCGTCGCTGCTTTCATTTTTAATACCACCGAGTTCGTGCCCGTGGGGTTACTGTCGGATATCGCTCAGAGCTTCGACATGGAGACCGCGCAGGTGGGGATTATGCTGACCATCTACGCCTGGGTTGTGGCGCTGATGTCGCTGCCCTTTATGCTGCTGACCAGCCAGATCGAGCGTCGTAAACTGTTGATTGGTTTGTTTGTGTTGTTTATTGCCAGCCATGTGCTGTCGTTTCTGGCGTGGAACTTTAAAGTGCTGGTGATAAGCCGCATCGGTATTGCTTTCGCCCATGCGATTTTCTGGTCGATCACTGCCTCGCTGGCAATCCGCCTGGCTCCTGCCGGTAAACGCGCGCAGGCGCTGAGCCTTATCGCCACCGGTACGGCACTGGCGATGGTGCTGGGTCTGCCGATTGGCCGCATTGTCGGGCAATATTTTGGCTGGCGCACCACCTTCTTTGCCATCGGTCTTGGCGCGCTCATCACGCTGGTTTCTCTGATAAAACTGCTGCCGTCGCTGCCTAGCGAACACTCCGGCTCGCTGAAAAGCCTGCCGCTGCTGTTCCGTCGTCCGGCGCTGATGTGCATCTACCTGCTGACGGTGGTGGTGGTGACCGCCCATTACACCGCTTACAGCTATATTGAGCCGTTTGTGCAGAATGTGGCGGGCTTTAGCGCCGGTTTCGCCACCGTACTGCTGCTGATCCTCGGCGGCGCGGGCATTATCGGCAGTATCTTGTTCGGTAAGTTGGGCAACCAGCACGCGTCCGGTCTGGTGTGCAGCGCGATTGGCCTGCTGGTATTGTCGCTGGTGTTAATGCTGCCCGCTTCCGGCAGTGAAATGCATCTGGCGGTGCTGAGCGTTTTCTGGGGCATTGCGATTATGATTATCGGCCTCGGTATGCAGGTGAAAGTGCTGGCGCTGGCGCCCGATGCCACTGACGTAGCGATGGCGCTGTTTTCCGGCATTTTTAATATTGGCATTGGCGCCGGTGCGCTGGTTGGCAACCAGATCAGTCTGCACTGGTCGATGGATATCATCGGCTATGCGGGTGCCATCCCGGCGATTGCCGCGCTGGTATGGGCGGTGGTGATTTTCCGCCGCTGGCCGGTAAAACTGGAAGAACAGATAAGCCACAGCCATATGTAA
- a CDS encoding alpha/beta hydrolase — protein sequence MGRGVVLAIVMLLLAGCQHQHTAPPPLGQASFADYQLQTRDYVRAHRAFQTLDKSAELALNTPQEWRPSQPARKGILLIHGLGDGPGSFVDIAPALAKQGFLVRTVLLPGHGTRPSDLLNVSVEQWRQVVREQADILAKEVDTLWLGGFSTGGNLALEYAMTHHDRVQGLLLFSPAFKSNTSYDFLAPTVALFRDWLRPPSAIFPQQIATRYLRVPTNGFAQFWRTSASAQRWLARKTWDKPALIVLTEHDSVLNTRWILDHFDRSFPHPASRLIWYGAPRPEVANVSRILVKTDFLPQDRISQFSHMSVLFSPQNPLYGRKGSVLLCANGQPDDAAQRCLKGDEVWYSDWGLVEAGKIHARLTWNPWFDWQTAVMDKMVSETL from the coding sequence ATGGGTAGAGGGGTTGTGCTGGCGATCGTGATGTTGTTGCTGGCAGGCTGTCAGCATCAGCACACCGCGCCACCGCCGCTGGGGCAGGCAAGTTTTGCCGATTATCAGTTACAAACCCGCGACTATGTACGCGCGCATCGGGCCTTTCAGACGCTGGATAAATCGGCGGAGCTGGCGCTCAACACGCCGCAGGAGTGGCGCCCGTCGCAGCCTGCCCGTAAAGGCATTTTACTGATCCACGGCCTTGGCGATGGGCCTGGCTCGTTTGTCGATATTGCGCCAGCGCTGGCGAAACAGGGTTTTTTGGTGCGCACTGTCCTTTTGCCGGGGCACGGCACCCGGCCCTCTGACCTGCTGAACGTCAGCGTCGAACAGTGGCGGCAGGTGGTGCGCGAACAGGCCGATATCCTGGCAAAAGAGGTGGATACACTGTGGCTCGGCGGCTTCTCCACCGGCGGCAATCTGGCGCTGGAGTATGCCATGACGCATCACGATCGGGTGCAGGGCTTGCTGTTGTTCTCTCCGGCGTTTAAATCCAACACCAGCTACGATTTTCTCGCCCCGACGGTAGCGCTGTTTCGCGACTGGCTGCGCCCACCGAGCGCGATATTCCCGCAGCAGATCGCCACCCGTTATTTACGCGTACCGACGAATGGGTTTGCCCAGTTCTGGCGGACCAGCGCCAGTGCCCAGCGGTGGCTGGCGCGTAAAACCTGGGACAAACCGGCGCTGATTGTGCTGACCGAGCATGATTCCGTGCTCAATACCCGTTGGATCCTCGACCATTTTGATCGCAGCTTTCCCCATCCCGCCAGCCGGCTGATCTGGTACGGCGCACCGCGTCCGGAAGTGGCGAACGTCTCCCGCATTCTGGTGAAAACGGATTTTCTGCCGCAGGATCGCATCAGCCAGTTTTCGCATATGTCAGTGCTGTTTTCGCCGCAAAACCCGCTGTATGGCCGCAAAGGCAGCGTGTTGCTCTGCGCCAACGGTCAGCCTGACGACGCAGCGCAGCGCTGCCTGAAGGGGGACGAGGTGTGGTATTCCGACTGGGGGCTGGTCGAAGCGGGTAAAATTCACGCCCGCCTGACCTGGAACCCGTGGTTTGACTGGCAAACCGCGGTGATGGACAAAATGGTGTCCGAAACGCTGTGA
- a CDS encoding MarC family NAAT transporter → MLELFKAIGLGLVVILPLANPLTTVALFLGLAGNMNSAQRNQQALMASVYVFIIMMVAYYAGQLVMNTFGISIPGLRIAGGLIVAFIGFRMLFPQQKPHESPEAKTKSEELEDEPGTNIAFVPLAMPSTAGPGTIAMIISSASTIRHSSTFPDWVIVLAPPLVFAAVSVILWGSLRSSGAIMRLVGKGGIEAISRLMGFLLVCMGVQFIINGVLEIITTFHGAA, encoded by the coding sequence ATGCTTGAATTGTTTAAAGCTATCGGCCTGGGGCTGGTGGTGATACTGCCGCTGGCGAACCCGTTAACCACCGTAGCGCTGTTTTTAGGGCTGGCGGGCAATATGAATAGCGCCCAGCGTAATCAACAAGCGCTGATGGCGTCGGTGTACGTCTTCATCATTATGATGGTGGCGTATTATGCCGGGCAGTTGGTGATGAACACGTTCGGCATCTCGATCCCGGGTTTGCGGATTGCCGGTGGGTTGATTGTCGCCTTTATTGGTTTTCGCATGCTGTTCCCGCAGCAAAAACCGCACGAATCGCCGGAAGCAAAAACCAAATCTGAAGAGCTGGAGGATGAGCCCGGTACCAATATTGCCTTCGTACCGCTGGCGATGCCCAGCACCGCCGGGCCGGGCACTATCGCCATGATCATCAGTTCGGCGTCCACCATTCGCCACAGCTCGACGTTTCCCGACTGGGTGATTGTCCTTGCGCCGCCGCTCGTTTTTGCCGCCGTGTCGGTGATTTTATGGGGCAGTCTGCGCAGTTCCGGCGCGATCATGCGGCTGGTCGGTAAGGGCGGAATAGAAGCGATCTCCCGGTTGATGGGCTTTTTGCTGGTCTGCATGGGCGTACAATTTATCATCAACGGCGTGCTGGAGATTATTACCACTTTCCACGGAGCCGCCTGA
- the marR gene encoding multiple antibiotic resistance transcriptional regulator MarR yields the protein MKSTNDLFNDIIPLGRLIHMVNQKKDRLLNDYLSPLDITATQFKVLCSIRCQTCITPVELKKILSVDLGALTRMLDRLVCKGWIVRNPNPNDKRGVLVQLTPDGAALCEQCHQLVGKDLHQELTKNLTAEEVATLESLLRKILP from the coding sequence GTGAAAAGCACGAATGATTTGTTTAACGATATCATTCCTTTAGGCCGCTTAATCCATATGGTTAACCAGAAAAAAGATCGTTTATTGAACGACTATTTATCGCCGCTGGATATCACTGCCACCCAGTTTAAGGTGCTGTGTTCTATCCGCTGCCAAACCTGTATCACCCCGGTAGAACTAAAAAAAATTCTTTCCGTCGATCTCGGCGCCCTGACCCGCATGCTGGACAGACTGGTATGCAAAGGCTGGATCGTGCGTAACCCGAATCCGAATGACAAACGCGGCGTGTTGGTGCAATTAACGCCCGACGGCGCGGCGCTTTGTGAGCAATGTCATCAATTGGTAGGGAAAGATCTGCACCAGGAATTAACAAAAAACTTAACGGCAGAAGAAGTGGCAACCCTTGAGTCTTTGCTCAGGAAAATATTGCCGTAA
- the marA gene encoding MDR efflux pump AcrAB transcriptional activator MarA: MSRRNTDAITIHSILDWIEDNLESPLSLEKVSERSGYSKWHLQRMFKKETGHSLGQYIRSRKLTEIAQKLKESNEPILYLAERYGFESQQTLTRTFKNYFDVPPHKFRVTDMPAESRYLYPLNHAC; encoded by the coding sequence ATGTCCAGACGCAATACTGACGCTATCACCATTCATAGCATTTTGGACTGGATCGAGGATAACCTGGAATCGCCGCTGTCACTGGAAAAAGTGTCAGAACGTTCAGGTTACTCCAAGTGGCACCTGCAACGGATGTTTAAAAAAGAGACTGGTCATTCGCTGGGCCAATACATTCGCAGCCGCAAGCTGACGGAAATTGCGCAAAAGCTCAAGGAGAGCAACGAACCGATCCTGTATCTGGCGGAGCGTTACGGGTTTGAATCGCAACAAACCCTGACCCGCACGTTCAAAAACTATTTTGACGTGCCGCCACATAAATTCCGCGTGACAGATATGCCTGCTGAATCAAGGTATCTCTACCCGCTCAACCATGCTTGTTAA
- the marB gene encoding multiple antibiotic resistance protein MarB, producing MKRIACAAITLMVLFSGQSYAEQFNHPAPQDSRDAMILPAPQQTSPYDFNHMGVGSDKSDALGVPYYNQHG from the coding sequence ATGAAACGTATTGCCTGTGCCGCCATCACGCTGATGGTTCTGTTTTCCGGCCAGAGTTATGCGGAACAATTCAATCATCCGGCGCCGCAAGATTCCCGCGACGCGATGATTTTACCCGCCCCCCAACAAACATCGCCGTATGACTTTAACCATATGGGTGTGGGCAGTGACAAATCCGACGCATTAGGCGTGCCCTATTACAATCAGCACGGCTAA